In one window of Leifsonia sp. Root112D2 DNA:
- a CDS encoding DUF488 domain-containing protein: protein MAFVLKRVYDAADASDGFRVLVDRIWPRGLSKQKVALDEWARDVAPSNELRKWFGHVDERYEEFRERYRVELDANDAVTALRTLGTQHDTVTLLYSAHDAAHNQAVVLREYLTES, encoded by the coding sequence ATGGCCTTTGTTCTCAAGCGCGTCTACGACGCAGCCGACGCATCCGACGGCTTTCGGGTGCTTGTCGACCGCATCTGGCCGCGGGGGCTCTCGAAACAGAAGGTCGCTCTCGACGAATGGGCCAGGGATGTTGCGCCGAGTAACGAATTGCGTAAGTGGTTCGGGCACGTCGACGAACGTTACGAGGAGTTTCGTGAGCGCTACCGGGTGGAGCTCGACGCGAACGACGCGGTGACGGCGCTGCGCACTCTCGGCACGCAGCACGACACCGTCACCCTGCTCTACTCGGCACACGACGCGGCGCACAACCAGGCCGTGGTGCTGCGTGAGTATCTCACCGAGTCATAA